From the Nodularia sp. NIES-3585 genome, one window contains:
- a CDS encoding sigma-70 family RNA polymerase sigma factor, producing the protein MQPRQNIIEIFSTFVQFDGDRFSHWAMESRLRRSIQSCLQQTPKDTRSDFWVLYWYKYLQVPETKVLAQQHLTAYLQEPCYWISQKTATNFISNQYKLSDCFQIAIAQVDRVLQSFNPEQGGNLRNYASIVFASAIRETLRQVHEVDICTDWGLLRKTSQKRFDESLQNAGLSSATIQAYILAWQCFKTLYVPTKAANSRQLSPPDDQIWQAIATAYNSQTSQEVNPQTLEKWLLSAAKAVRKYLYPSPDSLNISKGGDNSGELIDNIPGTEQESLINEIIFQEEAQSRASVQVEINQVLADAIAQLEPQAQQILQLYYSQQLNQDAIAQKLEIKQYTVSRRLTKVKEILLRSLANWSQDILHISVNTDLLKSMSVVIEEWLHNYYSVSSD; encoded by the coding sequence ATGCAACCTCGGCAAAACATTATTGAAATTTTTTCAACTTTCGTGCAGTTTGATGGAGATCGTTTCAGTCATTGGGCGATGGAATCGCGATTGCGTCGCAGCATCCAAAGTTGTCTTCAACAAACACCAAAAGATACAAGGTCAGATTTCTGGGTATTATATTGGTATAAGTATTTGCAAGTTCCTGAAACTAAAGTTTTGGCACAGCAACATCTGACTGCTTACTTACAAGAACCTTGCTATTGGATTTCTCAAAAAACAGCAACTAACTTCATCAGTAATCAATACAAGCTTTCAGATTGCTTTCAAATTGCGATCGCCCAAGTGGATAGAGTTCTCCAGAGTTTTAATCCCGAACAAGGCGGTAATTTGAGAAACTACGCCAGTATTGTGTTTGCAAGTGCTATTCGCGAAACTTTGCGCCAAGTTCACGAAGTTGATATTTGTACAGATTGGGGCTTGTTGCGGAAAACTTCGCAAAAGCGTTTCGATGAATCTCTACAAAATGCTGGCTTGTCATCAGCAACTATTCAGGCTTATATCCTGGCTTGGCAATGTTTTAAAACTTTGTATGTCCCCACAAAAGCTGCTAACTCTCGTCAACTGTCTCCACCAGATGACCAAATTTGGCAAGCGATCGCCACAGCTTACAATTCACAAACTAGTCAGGAAGTCAACCCGCAAACTTTAGAAAAATGGCTACTAAGTGCGGCCAAAGCTGTACGAAAATATCTTTATCCCAGCCCGGATTCGCTGAATATATCTAAAGGTGGTGATAATTCCGGGGAATTAATTGATAATATACCTGGGACAGAACAAGAATCTTTAATAAATGAAATTATTTTTCAAGAAGAAGCCCAAAGCCGCGCCTCTGTACAAGTCGAGATTAACCAAGTTTTAGCCGATGCGATCGCTCAACTCGAACCACAAGCCCAACAGATTTTACAACTATACTATAGTCAGCAGCTAAATCAAGACGCAATTGCCCAAAAATTAGAAATCAAGCAATACACAGTTTCCCGGCGACTAACAAAAGTCAAGGAAATATTGCTGCGGTCTTTGGCTAATTGGAGTCAAGATATTTTGCATATTTCTGTAAACACAGACCTACTCAAAAGTATGAGTGTCGTAATTGAGGAATGGTTGCACAATTACTACAGTGTGTCTTCTGACTAA
- a CDS encoding FAD-dependent oxidoreductase produces the protein MSLLFNSPESSTLSRRTLLKLFGIGAIVGGTGYSRFSKPKPTVYQKDTLNLPQILNKNKSVVVVGAGLAGLACAYELSQRGFAVTLLEKAPQLGGKVASWPIEAAGESFMMEHGFHGFFPQYYNLKSIVSELEITNNFQSLNFYSLVYRDLKYKPEVFRPSSSAFPWNIVDLAIASPNRLRWGINLTKFKHLQVFQAITGFEREKNYQRFDHISVADWVKTEFPQGLYDLYFLPFAKSSLNAPDEMSVGELMQFFHFYFFGNPEGLAFNGTVDDMGTSLVQPIAKFIQSNGGKIITSATVSEIPAVDGKIDSLKYYLGSNQNNVPFWVKRNSVITDDKVEYFGAADQVFAVSADSKAAISLTCTHQGCTVKPAADGNFHCPCHGAVFAADGKVVKGPAQRDLAKFEIVQRQDDQLQLVAANAESVPPQTITADYYVFATDVPGVQQIFKRVSGDVDPKVRSQVEKLSIADPFAVCRFWFDRDFEWEQSNFTSLSGYSLTDSITLYHRIQQQFIDWSERTGGSVVELHAYCYKEKEFPTQGALLATFEQELYEIVPELKQATMLHREIVNQRNFSGYPPQSYAERPESSSGIPNLMFAGDWVKMPFPCGLMERAVSSGLLAANEILYREGLQRRSLLTVNPEGMLQI, from the coding sequence ATGAGTTTACTATTTAATTCACCAGAATCATCTACTTTATCCCGGCGGACTCTACTCAAATTATTTGGTATTGGTGCAATTGTCGGAGGCACAGGATACTCTCGGTTTAGTAAGCCTAAGCCCACAGTTTATCAGAAAGATACCCTCAATTTGCCGCAAATCTTAAATAAAAATAAAAGTGTTGTAGTGGTTGGGGCTGGTTTAGCCGGTCTAGCTTGTGCTTATGAATTGAGTCAGAGAGGTTTTGCTGTCACACTTTTGGAAAAAGCCCCCCAACTGGGTGGCAAAGTTGCTAGTTGGCCGATTGAAGCGGCAGGGGAATCCTTTATGATGGAACATGGGTTTCATGGATTTTTCCCCCAATACTATAATCTAAAAAGTATTGTTTCTGAACTGGAAATCACTAATAACTTTCAATCATTAAACTTTTATTCTCTGGTTTATCGCGATTTGAAATACAAACCAGAGGTATTTCGCCCCAGTAGTTCGGCTTTTCCGTGGAATATTGTAGATTTAGCGATCGCCTCTCCCAATCGCTTACGCTGGGGGATTAATTTGACTAAGTTTAAACATTTACAAGTTTTTCAAGCGATCACTGGTTTTGAACGGGAAAAAAATTATCAGCGATTTGATCATATTTCTGTGGCTGATTGGGTAAAAACCGAATTTCCCCAGGGTTTATATGACTTATATTTTCTGCCTTTTGCTAAATCTAGCTTGAATGCACCAGATGAAATGAGTGTGGGCGAACTCATGCAGTTCTTCCATTTTTACTTTTTTGGTAACCCAGAAGGATTAGCTTTTAATGGCACTGTAGACGATATGGGTACTAGTTTAGTCCAACCGATTGCTAAGTTTATTCAAAGTAACGGCGGCAAAATTATTACTAGTGCTACGGTAAGTGAAATTCCGGCTGTGGATGGTAAAATTGATAGCCTGAAATATTATCTGGGTAGTAATCAAAATAATGTGCCTTTCTGGGTGAAGCGCAATTCTGTGATTACTGATGACAAGGTAGAATATTTTGGTGCGGCTGATCAAGTATTTGCAGTTTCTGCTGATAGTAAAGCAGCTATTTCTCTAACTTGTACTCATCAAGGATGTACCGTCAAGCCAGCCGCAGATGGTAATTTTCATTGTCCTTGTCATGGGGCAGTTTTCGCTGCTGATGGTAAAGTTGTCAAAGGGCCAGCCCAACGAGATTTAGCGAAGTTTGAAATAGTGCAACGCCAGGATGATCAGTTACAGTTGGTAGCAGCAAATGCTGAATCAGTACCACCTCAGACAATCACCGCAGATTATTATGTTTTTGCTACTGATGTCCCTGGTGTGCAACAAATATTTAAGCGGGTGAGTGGGGATGTCGATCCCAAAGTGCGATCGCAAGTGGAAAAATTAAGTATCGCCGATCCTTTTGCTGTGTGTCGTTTCTGGTTTGACCGGGATTTTGAGTGGGAACAAAGTAATTTTACTTCTTTATCTGGCTATTCATTAACAGACAGCATCACTCTTTATCATCGCATACAACAACAATTTATTGATTGGTCGGAACGCACAGGTGGAAGTGTGGTGGAGTTACACGCCTATTGTTATAAAGAAAAGGAATTCCCTACCCAAGGGGCTTTGTTAGCAACTTTTGAACAGGAACTATATGAAATTGTCCCTGAGTTAAAACAAGCCACAATGTTGCATCGAGAAATAGTTAATCAACGTAATTTTTCGGGATATCCACCCCAGAGTTATGCTGAACGTCCAGAATCTAGTTCTGGTATTCCTAACTTAATGTTTGCTGGCGATTGGGTGAAAATGCCTTTTCCTTGTGGATTAATGGAACGGGCTGTTAGTAGTGGTTTATTAGCAGCTAATGAGATTTTATATCGTGAAGGTTTACAAAGGCGATCGCTCTTAACTGTAAATCCAGAGGGGATGTTACAAATTTAG
- a CDS encoding ABC transporter permease, which translates to MKYWRETIAVTQRILIELLRRRRSLIFWSIFPISVLILSGFILSERAELPLAEAFAYAAPSTLVGAALFFSCLGGSVSTVVAEREQQTLKRLFISPLSGVSYFLGIFLAHSCIGLGQTLLVYTIAAFWGATFNGSILLGLTIIFMSIVAYVGLGFILGTQLARRIEDVNALVAAFGVPLLILGGAFLPASLFPQSLINIARYNPIYHMNEALVGVSSQGADISKITSHFLFLLVFAFVMVVGGWLSYRRMLVVERRL; encoded by the coding sequence ATGAAGTATTGGCGTGAAACCATAGCTGTAACTCAGCGTATCTTAATTGAACTATTACGCCGTAGACGCAGCTTAATTTTTTGGAGTATTTTCCCCATTTCTGTGTTAATCCTGAGTGGATTTATTTTATCAGAACGGGCAGAACTACCACTAGCTGAAGCTTTTGCCTATGCTGCGCCCTCAACTTTGGTCGGTGCAGCCTTATTTTTTAGCTGTTTGGGTGGTAGTGTGTCAACTGTAGTTGCGGAAAGAGAACAACAAACCCTAAAACGCTTGTTTATTTCACCCTTAAGTGGTGTATCCTACTTTTTAGGAATTTTTCTCGCTCACAGCTGCATTGGTTTAGGACAAACACTTTTGGTTTATACTATAGCTGCTTTTTGGGGTGCTACCTTCAACGGTTCTATACTTTTAGGACTGACAATTATTTTCATGAGTATAGTAGCTTATGTTGGTTTAGGTTTTATTCTAGGTACTCAATTAGCAAGACGCATCGAAGATGTTAATGCTTTAGTAGCTGCTTTTGGAGTTCCTTTATTAATTCTAGGAGGAGCATTTTTACCCGCTTCACTGTTTCCGCAAAGTTTGATTAATATTGCCAGATATAATCCTATTTATCACATGAATGAAGCTCTAGTAGGAGTTTCATCTCAGGGTGCAGATATCAGTAAAATCACATCACATTTTCTATTTTTATTAGTATTTGCCTTCGTCATGGTTGTCGGTGGGTGGTTATCTTATCGAAGAATGTTAGTAGTAGAAAGAAGACTTTGA
- a CDS encoding ABC transporter ATP-binding protein, with product MLKITNLNKSYGTTKVLQNLTLHIKPGEIYGLLGANGSGKTTTINIICNLLKADSGDITINHQKVSESTKKIIGIAPQENLLYQTLSCEENLKFFANIYGLNRETRQKQVEKTLASVNLLDRAKSPVETLSGGMRQRLNIAVALVHQPQLVILDEPTTGLDIEARYEVWELIRQLKNQGITVLLTTHLLDEAERLCDKIGILKNGHIIAEGSLAELRKLIPASEVLVVQTSQKEQAIACAQEYGFTHKYYGNQLAFWLPQPLELKEIIARFEGIEFESISRLPVGLEHIYLEVTQG from the coding sequence ATGCTGAAAATAACCAATTTAAATAAATCTTATGGCACAACCAAAGTTCTGCAAAATTTGACCCTACACATCAAGCCTGGGGAGATATATGGCTTATTGGGTGCAAATGGATCTGGAAAAACCACAACAATTAATATTATTTGCAATTTACTTAAAGCTGATAGTGGTGATATTACTATAAATCATCAAAAAGTCTCTGAATCCACGAAAAAAATAATTGGCATTGCACCTCAAGAAAATTTACTTTATCAAACCTTATCTTGTGAGGAGAATCTCAAGTTTTTTGCGAATATTTACGGTTTGAATCGGGAAACACGGCAAAAACAAGTCGAAAAAACTCTTGCATCTGTTAATTTATTAGATAGAGCCAAAAGTCCTGTAGAAACTCTCAGTGGTGGAATGCGGCAACGTTTGAATATTGCCGTGGCTTTGGTACATCAGCCGCAGCTAGTTATTCTAGATGAACCAACTACAGGATTAGATATTGAAGCCAGATATGAAGTTTGGGAATTAATTCGACAATTAAAAAATCAGGGAATTACAGTTTTATTAACCACACATTTATTAGATGAAGCCGAGCGACTTTGTGATAAAATTGGCATTCTCAAAAATGGTCACATTATCGCTGAAGGTAGTTTAGCTGAGTTAAGAAAATTGATTCCAGCCTCAGAAGTTTTAGTAGTCCAAACTTCTCAAAAAGAGCAAGCGATCGCCTGCGCCCAAGAATACGGTTTTACACATAAATATTATGGTAATCAGTTAGCTTTTTGGTTGCCACAACCTCTAGAATTAAAGGAGATTATCGCCCGATTTGAAGGTATAGAATTTGAGTCAATTTCCCGGCTACCTGTGGGATTAGAGCATATTTATTTAGAAGTGACACAAGGATAA
- a CDS encoding MBL fold metallo-hydrolase encodes MKSLHRPDLYGWSTFNPARNIDFNGIAWVRPGGNVLVDPVALSNHDWNHLKSLGGVVWIVLTNSEHVRAAKEIADQTYAKIAGPVGEKDCFPIHCDRWLADGDQVVPGLEVLELHGSKTPGELALLLEETTLITGDLVRARKAGSLTILPDEKLLNRKAAVASVRRLAEITTVEAVLVGDGWPVFRDGRDRLQELLATL; translated from the coding sequence ATCCGGCAAGAAATATTGATTTCAATGGGATTGCTTGGGTTCGTCCAGGTGGTAATGTCTTGGTTGACCCCGTAGCTTTATCAAATCATGATTGGAATCACTTGAAATCCCTCGGTGGTGTGGTTTGGATTGTGTTGACGAATTCTGAACACGTCAGGGCTGCGAAGGAAATTGCTGATCAAACTTATGCGAAGATTGCTGGCCCTGTGGGGGAGAAGGATTGTTTTCCTATACATTGCGATCGCTGGTTGGCTGATGGTGATCAAGTGGTTCCCGGACTAGAGGTGTTGGAACTCCACGGTTCTAAGACTCCGGGTGAGTTGGCTTTGTTATTGGAGGAAACAACTTTAATTACAGGGGACTTGGTACGCGCCCGCAAGGCTGGTAGTTTAACGATTTTGCCTGATGAGAAGTTACTGAATCGCAAGGCAGCTGTGGCTTCTGTACGGCGGTTGGCAGAAATAACTACTGTGGAAGCTGTGCTAGTGGGTGATGGTTGGCCTGTGTTTCGGGATGGTCGCGATCGCTTGCAGGAACTTCTCGCAACTTTATAA